The following coding sequences lie in one Aricia agestis chromosome 10, ilAriAges1.1, whole genome shotgun sequence genomic window:
- the LOC121731418 gene encoding gonadal protein gdl, whose product MEEANSTPEALQRKLYFLLEQLQVMARELPPKYQMRVPIELLSGLANCLLNETVFEIVKGLMEIQHVTEKHLFQQRLHIINKHTLEIRDMINSTPSPEQQEVKRNILLRRQKEELKQTDMKLVIQLDQKVSDQQDTLEKAGVPGFFVTSKPIEVKVQMYLLDFILRLSKMNIP is encoded by the exons ATGGAAGAAGCAAATTCAACACCTGAAGCGTTGCAAAGGAAGCTTTACTTCCTCCTGGAGCAATTACAAGTCATGGCAAGAGAATTGCCACC aaaataccaAATGAGAGTACCAATAGAACTCCTGTCGGGACTCGCAAATTGCCTCCTAAATGAGACTGTGTTTGAAATAGTAAAAGGTCTAATGGAAATACAGCATGTCACAGAAAAACATTTATTCCAGCAGCGGCTTCATATCATAAACAAACATACAT tggAAATAAGGGACATGATAAATAGTACACCTAGCCCTGAGCAGCAAGAagttaaaagaaatattttgttaaggAGACAAAAGGAAGAGCTTAAACAGACTGATATGAAGTTAGTAATACAATTGGaccaaaaa GTAAGTGATCAGCAGGACACCTTAGAAAAGGCTGGAGTACCAGGATTTTTTGTCACTAGCAAACCAATAGAAGTCAAAGTTCAAATGTATCTGCTCGACTTTATACTTAGGCTTAGTAAAATGAATATACCTTGA